From a single Phalacrocorax aristotelis chromosome 1, bGulAri2.1, whole genome shotgun sequence genomic region:
- the GUCA1C gene encoding guanylyl cyclase-activating protein 3 codes for MGAAGSADDINAMEIHHWYTKFMKECPSGQLCLHEFKHVLDLQRLTPEANSYVEQVFHTFDMNKDGFIDFLEFIAAINLVIRGKIDQKLKWYFKLYDADGNGCIDKKELLSIFTAIQAINGHTNMSAEEFTNVIFQKIDLNNDGELTLEEFVNGVEKDKDLMELIEKSFDLSNILKVIQTGRRNSI; via the exons ATGGGGGCTGCTGGATCAGCCGATGACATTAATGCCATGGAAATTCACCACTGGTACACAAAATTTATGAAGGAGTGCCCATCTGGACAACTTTGTCTGCATGAATTTAAACACGTCCTGGATCTACAAAGACTTACTCCAGAAGCTAACAGCTATGTTGAACAAGTATTTCACACATTTGACATGAATAAG GATGGATTTATAGACTTCTTGGAGTTCATAGCTGCAATAAATTTGGTTATACGAGGGAAAATTGACCAGAAATTGAAATGGTATTTTAAGCTATACGATGCTGATGGAAACGGATGTATTGACAAAAAAGAACTATTAAGCATATTCACG GCTATCCAGGCTATTAATGGCCACACCAACATGTCTGCTGAAGAGTTCACAAACGTGATTTTTCAGAAGATAGATCTGAACAATGACG ggGAACTGACTTTAGAAGAATTTGTCAATGGTGTAGAGAAAGACAAGGACCTAATGGAACTGATTGAGAAAAGTTTTGACCTTTCCAACATACTCAAAGTCATACAGACTGGCAGGAGAAACAGCATCTGA